One Nicotiana sylvestris chromosome 12, ASM39365v2, whole genome shotgun sequence genomic window carries:
- the LOC138883074 gene encoding uncharacterized protein, with protein MAWISFLGLLPTFFVKECLFSLASAVGKPLHLDMATINKTRPSCARVKVLVDLLVDLPKKVRMDIINEANGTTRSEWVNIQYDMLPKYYKNCKLQGHAQFECWKLHLELYVVKEKAKETVNYKDQNMNNQQPLMILSSGKVVGNAAGNSKGKWKEVKDNRGRRAVNQQIAQGTTGQEIIPIQQNCNQLLQGVFEVLDEEEETDNQLALVETVPNEEEVPDGAPIDEEPVLEDKEEEEQSVNKDPIITNINSANDNTHKGDSEGKKQQKFAEVAGKEVDNAI; from the exons ATGGCTTGGATATCTTTTCTAGGACTGTTGCCTACATTCTTTGTCAAAGAATGTTTGTTTTCTTTAGCATCTGCAGTAGGAAAACCTTTGCACCTTGATATGGCAACCATAAACAAAACTAGGCCAAGTTGTGCAAGGGTGAAGGTGCTGGTTGATTTACTTGTAGACTTGCCGAAGAAGGTGAGGATGGATATTATTAATGAGGCTAATGGGACAACCAGGTCTGAATGGGTAAATATTCAGTATGATATGCTACCCAAGTACTACAAGAATTGTAAGCTTCAAGGGCACGCTCAATTTGAATGCTGGAAATTGCATCTAGAGTTGTATGTGGTGAAAGAGAAAGCAAAGGAAACTGTAAATTACAAGGATCAGAATATGAACAACCAACAACCTCTAATGATCCTATCAAGTGGAAAAGTGGTAGGCAATGCTGCAGGTAACTCTAAAGGGAAGTGGAAagaagttaaggacaatagaGGTAGGAGGGCAGTTAATCAACAAATAGCACAAGGAACTACTGGACAAGAAATTATCCCAATTCAACAGAATTGTAATCAATTGCTGCAGGGAG TGTTTGAGGTTTTGGATGAAGAGGAGGAAACTGATAATCAATTGGCATTAGTAGAAACAGTACCAA ATGAAGAGGAGGTTCCAGATGGAGCTCCAATTGATGAGGAGCCTGTATTAGAAGATAAAGAGGAAGAAGAACAAAGTGTAAATAAGGACCCCATTATCACAAATATTAATAGTGCTAATGATAACACTCACAAGGGAGATTCAGAGGGCAAAAAGCAACAAAAATTTGCAGAAGTAGCTGGAAAAGAAGTTGACAATGCAATATGA